One Nonomuraea angiospora DNA segment encodes these proteins:
- a CDS encoding ThuA domain-containing protein has product MRRFLTALLLPALLLALALAPAPAHATSATLHGFRALLFTKAAGYVHASIPAGIQMVNELAAAHDFEVVQSADSSVFNDTDLATFDVLIMMQNSGMVWENDAQRQALQKFVRSGKGVVAVHNALDMGIENEFPWWDELINGGAHMPAHSPGTLQGLAKVVDRVHPSTKKLPQRWQRAEEWYNFAPNPRGNVHVLVAADETTYNPGPSAMGPDHPISWCRQAEGARVWATAMGHESAAYAEPEFREHVLGGVEWAAGAQPGDCGGTVWSSFEKVALDDNTSNPMELDVAPDGRVFYVQRQGEVKIYKPDTHMTVTAATLNVYTGGEDGLVGMELDPKFAQNGWIYVYWSPADSAQDVNRLSRFTVQGDTIDLSTEKKIIEIPAYRARTYPEPGHTGGAVEFGPDGSLYLSVGDDVPPNLSPDWQGYAPLDWRPGQHMLDAARTAGNTNDLRGKILRIKPKADGGYDVPEGNLFPPGTAKTRPEIYAMGFRNPFRFTVDAKTGYLHVADYGPDRGGPTTDRGPEGLVEYDVIKKPGNFGWPFCHGDNQAYAPYNPDTKEIGAKFNCAAPVNESPNNTGLTELPPIEKPIMWYGYSASPSFPELGSGGSAPMSGPVYRYDADNPSKTKFPPYFDGVNFFYEWSRHYIKEIHLDSNDQVLKINSFLGTTPFLKPMDMTFGPDGAMYLLEWGTDFGGGNNDSGLYRIDYAAGARSPVAKATSSRVDGVTPLTVEFDASGSYDPDGDSLTYAWDFDGDGTVDSTQVKATHVYETPGRFTAQLKITDSTGKEGFANIEITAGNSRPTVTIETPLNGTPIQFGQDVPYKIKVTDPEDGEIDCAKVFVNPALGHDDHEHETVEIPGCEGVVNTGDLGGHPDGANLFYVLNAHYTDGSQEMPLTGRAKAVLQPLRKQAEFFDAQAGVRVIDEPGAESGKRIGDISNNDWISFTPMNLHAVKGVNYRLSSPTGGGLIELRAESPTGRLLASAAVPNTGGWNNYQQTQTVPVAANATTSTLYVVFKNSANNAFDLDAVQFVGEAPPPAIEPGVYKVTAQHSGKNVTTENASTADNAKLVQMGAAEDPIQRWELMTAPGGYQLKNVGSGKCADIPGGTATPGTQLVQWTCHTGGSGDAPNQYFTVVPTGGGEGLFQIVSAKTGLCVDINGVSQADGAAVIQWNCSATPNQTFRLTKVGGGPADQTAPTTTAKQNPAEPNGKDGWYTAAPVEVTLTAVDEENGSGVAATEYRVDGGAWTAYSMPFTVSGDGARTLEYRSRDGAGNVEQARSLALKIDTTAPQTTASFAPPNESGWSKDSVPVELAAQDAHSGVKLIEYSLDGGGWKAYAGTPVVVDGDGEHELRYRTTDTAGNREEEKAAVLKIDGTKPILLVSGVADDEVYGDSQDVVITWEAVDATSGVRTTTGTLDGAPHTSGSVLPLFTQALAKHTVAVTSTDNAGNAVTTSVRFNVTTSLRDMQNLLDRFRATSWLSAGAHDKLTRKLTQARKAEASGKDETAVRLLAEFKKLVADGKLVPRADVRQVLTRDADKMISVISG; this is encoded by the coding sequence ATGCGACGATTTCTCACTGCCCTCTTACTCCCAGCCTTGTTGCTGGCGCTCGCGCTGGCGCCGGCTCCCGCCCACGCGACCAGTGCCACCCTCCACGGCTTCCGCGCCCTGCTGTTCACCAAGGCAGCGGGATACGTGCACGCCTCCATCCCGGCCGGCATCCAGATGGTGAACGAGCTGGCCGCGGCCCATGACTTCGAGGTGGTGCAGAGCGCCGACTCCTCGGTGTTCAACGACACCGACCTGGCCACGTTCGACGTCCTGATCATGATGCAGAACTCCGGCATGGTCTGGGAGAACGACGCCCAGCGGCAGGCGCTGCAGAAGTTCGTCCGGTCGGGCAAGGGCGTCGTGGCCGTCCACAACGCGCTCGACATGGGCATCGAAAACGAGTTCCCCTGGTGGGACGAGCTGATCAACGGCGGCGCCCACATGCCGGCGCACTCGCCCGGCACGCTCCAAGGGCTGGCCAAGGTCGTCGACCGCGTGCACCCCTCCACCAAGAAACTCCCGCAGCGGTGGCAGCGCGCGGAGGAGTGGTACAACTTCGCGCCCAACCCGCGCGGCAACGTGCACGTCCTGGTCGCCGCCGACGAGACGACCTACAACCCCGGCCCCTCCGCCATGGGTCCTGACCACCCGATCTCCTGGTGCCGCCAGGCCGAAGGCGCCCGGGTGTGGGCCACCGCCATGGGACACGAGTCGGCGGCCTATGCCGAGCCGGAGTTCCGCGAGCACGTTCTCGGCGGCGTCGAGTGGGCGGCCGGCGCCCAGCCGGGCGACTGCGGCGGCACCGTATGGAGCAGCTTCGAGAAGGTCGCCCTGGACGACAACACCAGCAACCCGATGGAGCTGGACGTCGCCCCCGACGGGCGGGTGTTCTACGTCCAGCGCCAGGGCGAGGTGAAGATCTACAAGCCCGACACCCACATGACCGTCACCGCCGCCACCCTCAACGTCTACACCGGCGGCGAGGACGGCCTGGTCGGCATGGAGCTCGACCCGAAATTCGCTCAGAACGGGTGGATCTATGTCTACTGGTCGCCTGCCGACAGTGCCCAGGACGTCAACCGGCTGTCCCGGTTCACCGTGCAGGGCGACACCATCGACCTGAGCACCGAGAAGAAGATCATCGAAATTCCCGCCTATCGCGCTCGGACCTATCCCGAGCCAGGCCACACCGGCGGCGCGGTCGAGTTCGGCCCTGACGGCAGCCTCTACCTGAGCGTCGGCGACGACGTCCCTCCGAACCTGTCGCCCGACTGGCAGGGCTACGCGCCGCTCGACTGGCGGCCCGGTCAGCACATGCTGGACGCCGCCCGCACCGCGGGCAACACCAACGACCTGCGCGGTAAGATCCTGCGGATCAAGCCGAAGGCCGACGGCGGCTACGACGTTCCCGAGGGCAACCTCTTCCCGCCGGGCACCGCGAAGACCCGTCCCGAGATCTATGCCATGGGCTTCCGCAACCCCTTCCGGTTCACCGTCGACGCCAAGACGGGTTACCTGCACGTGGCCGACTACGGTCCGGACCGGGGCGGCCCCACCACCGACCGTGGCCCCGAGGGCCTGGTGGAATACGACGTCATCAAGAAGCCGGGCAACTTCGGCTGGCCGTTCTGCCACGGTGACAACCAGGCGTACGCGCCGTACAACCCGGACACCAAGGAGATCGGCGCCAAGTTCAACTGCGCCGCCCCCGTCAACGAGTCACCGAACAACACCGGCCTGACCGAGCTGCCGCCGATCGAGAAGCCGATCATGTGGTACGGCTACAGCGCCTCCCCGTCCTTCCCCGAGCTCGGCTCGGGCGGCTCGGCGCCGATGAGCGGCCCCGTCTACCGCTACGACGCGGACAATCCCTCGAAGACCAAGTTCCCGCCCTACTTCGACGGCGTGAACTTCTTCTACGAGTGGTCGCGCCACTACATCAAGGAGATCCACCTCGACTCCAACGACCAAGTCCTCAAGATCAACAGCTTCCTGGGGACCACGCCCTTCCTCAAGCCGATGGACATGACCTTCGGCCCGGACGGCGCGATGTACCTGCTGGAGTGGGGCACCGACTTCGGCGGCGGCAACAACGACTCCGGCCTCTACCGGATCGACTATGCGGCCGGCGCCCGCTCGCCGGTGGCGAAGGCCACCTCCTCGCGGGTCGACGGCGTCACCCCGCTGACCGTCGAGTTCGACGCCTCCGGCAGCTACGACCCCGACGGCGATTCCCTCACCTACGCCTGGGACTTCGACGGTGACGGCACCGTCGACTCCACCCAGGTCAAGGCCACCCACGTGTACGAGACCCCAGGCCGGTTCACCGCCCAGCTCAAGATCACCGACAGCACCGGCAAGGAGGGCTTCGCCAACATCGAGATCACCGCCGGCAACAGCCGGCCCACGGTGACCATCGAGACCCCGCTGAACGGCACGCCGATCCAATTCGGCCAGGACGTGCCGTACAAGATCAAGGTCACCGACCCCGAGGACGGCGAGATCGACTGCGCCAAGGTCTTCGTCAACCCGGCGCTCGGCCATGACGACCACGAGCACGAGACCGTGGAGATCCCCGGCTGCGAGGGCGTCGTCAACACCGGCGACCTCGGCGGCCACCCCGACGGCGCCAACCTGTTCTATGTCCTCAACGCCCACTACACCGACGGCTCGCAGGAAATGCCGCTCACCGGCCGTGCCAAGGCAGTCCTGCAGCCGCTGCGCAAGCAGGCCGAGTTCTTCGACGCCCAGGCCGGCGTACGGGTCATCGACGAACCGGGGGCCGAGAGCGGCAAGCGCATCGGCGACATCAGCAACAACGACTGGATCTCGTTCACCCCGATGAACCTGCACGCCGTCAAGGGCGTGAACTACCGCCTGTCCAGCCCGACCGGCGGCGGGCTGATCGAGCTGCGCGCCGAGTCCCCCACCGGCCGGCTACTGGCCAGCGCCGCCGTGCCCAACACCGGGGGCTGGAACAACTACCAGCAGACCCAGACCGTCCCAGTGGCGGCGAACGCGACCACCTCGACGCTCTACGTGGTGTTCAAGAACTCCGCCAACAACGCCTTCGACCTGGACGCCGTCCAGTTCGTGGGCGAGGCTCCGCCTCCCGCGATCGAGCCGGGCGTCTACAAGGTCACCGCCCAGCACAGCGGCAAGAACGTGACCACTGAGAACGCGTCGACCGCGGACAACGCCAAGCTCGTCCAGATGGGCGCCGCCGAAGACCCCATCCAGCGGTGGGAACTGATGACCGCACCCGGCGGCTACCAGCTCAAGAACGTCGGCAGCGGCAAGTGTGCCGACATTCCGGGCGGCACGGCCACACCCGGCACCCAGCTGGTCCAGTGGACCTGCCACACCGGTGGCAGCGGGGACGCGCCCAACCAGTACTTCACCGTGGTTCCGACCGGCGGCGGCGAAGGACTCTTCCAGATCGTCTCCGCCAAGACCGGGCTGTGCGTCGACATCAACGGCGTCTCCCAGGCCGACGGCGCCGCGGTGATCCAATGGAACTGCTCGGCCACGCCGAACCAGACCTTCCGCCTCACCAAGGTCGGCGGTGGCCCGGCCGACCAGACCGCGCCGACCACCACGGCGAAGCAGAACCCGGCCGAGCCGAACGGCAAGGACGGCTGGTACACCGCCGCTCCCGTCGAGGTCACCCTGACCGCGGTGGACGAGGAGAACGGCAGCGGCGTGGCCGCCACCGAGTACCGCGTCGACGGCGGAGCCTGGACCGCGTACAGCATGCCGTTCACGGTGAGCGGTGACGGGGCGCGCACCCTCGAGTACCGCTCGCGGGACGGCGCGGGCAACGTCGAGCAGGCCCGCTCTCTCGCACTCAAGATCGACACGACCGCTCCGCAGACCACCGCCTCGTTCGCCCCGCCGAACGAGAGCGGATGGAGCAAGGACTCGGTCCCGGTCGAGCTGGCCGCGCAGGACGCCCACTCCGGCGTCAAGCTCATCGAGTACTCGCTCGACGGCGGCGGCTGGAAGGCCTACGCAGGAACGCCCGTGGTGGTCGACGGTGACGGTGAGCACGAACTGCGCTACCGCACGACCGACACGGCGGGCAATCGCGAGGAGGAGAAGGCCGCGGTGCTGAAGATCGACGGCACCAAGCCCATCCTCCTTGTATCGGGCGTGGCCGACGACGAGGTGTACGGCGATTCCCAGGACGTGGTGATCACCTGGGAGGCCGTGGACGCCACCTCGGGCGTCCGCACCACGACCGGCACCCTCGACGGCGCCCCGCACACCTCGGGCTCGGTGCTGCCGCTGTTCACCCAGGCGCTGGCCAAGCACACGGTCGCAGTGACGTCAACGGACAACGCCGGCAACGCTGTGACCACGTCGGTGCGGTTCAACGTCACCACCTCGCTTCGGGACATGCAGAACCTGCTCGACCGGTTCCGGGCCACCAGTTGGCTGTCGGCGGGCGCGCACGACAAGCTGACGAGGAAACTGACCCAGGCCCGTAAGGCCGAGGCCTCCGGCAAGGACGAAACAGCGGTGCGGCTCCTCGCCGAATTCAAGAAACTCGTCGCGGACGGGAAGCTCGTCCCGCGTGCCGACGTACGCCAGGTGCTCACCCGCGACGCCGACAAGATGATCTCGGTCATCAGCGGCTGA
- a CDS encoding sugar phosphate isomerase/epimerase family protein, which produces MFSIGVNTWVWVSPLTDHDLARLAPRIAGWGFDVIELPVEQPGDWNPDKAATVLAEHGLAASVVLVMPPGRELVAASPQTVRDTQDYLRHCVDAAATVGSPVIGGPAYTSVGRTWRLSPDERRAAYAELRENLRPVLDHAAERGIKLAVEPLNRYETSLINTVEQALEALPEDCHLALDTYHMNIEEKDPAQAARAAAGRIAHVQVCGTDRGTPGADRFDWPGFTRALHDAGYDGPLVIESFTAHNQTIATAASIWRPLAQSQDALAVDGLAYLRTL; this is translated from the coding sequence TTGTTCTCCATCGGCGTGAACACCTGGGTCTGGGTCTCCCCGCTGACCGACCACGACCTGGCCCGGCTCGCGCCCCGCATCGCCGGGTGGGGCTTCGACGTCATCGAACTGCCCGTCGAGCAGCCCGGCGACTGGAACCCGGACAAGGCCGCGACGGTGCTGGCCGAGCACGGGCTGGCCGCCTCCGTGGTGCTGGTCATGCCGCCCGGGCGCGAGCTCGTGGCCGCCTCCCCACAAACCGTCCGCGACACCCAGGACTATCTGCGGCACTGCGTCGACGCGGCAGCGACCGTCGGCTCCCCCGTGATCGGGGGGCCGGCCTACACCTCCGTCGGCCGCACCTGGCGGCTGTCACCCGACGAGCGCCGCGCCGCCTACGCCGAACTGCGCGAAAACCTGCGGCCCGTCCTGGACCACGCGGCCGAGCGCGGGATCAAGCTCGCGGTCGAACCGCTCAACCGATACGAGACCAGCCTCATCAACACCGTCGAACAAGCACTGGAGGCGCTGCCCGAAGACTGCCACCTGGCACTCGACACCTACCACATGAACATCGAGGAGAAAGACCCCGCCCAGGCGGCCCGGGCCGCGGCCGGCCGGATCGCGCACGTGCAGGTGTGCGGCACCGACCGCGGCACCCCAGGCGCCGACCGCTTCGACTGGCCCGGCTTCACCCGGGCCCTGCACGACGCCGGCTATGACGGGCCGCTCGTCATCGAGTCCTTCACCGCGCACAACCAGACCATCGCCACCGCGGCCTCCATCTGGCGGCCCCTCGCGCAGAGCCAGGACGCGCTCGCCGTGGACGGCCTCGCCTACCTGCGCACCCTCTGA
- a CDS encoding ABC transporter substrate-binding protein, with the protein MPRHKATAAVFAALVLAGCTTDKPASTTQSAAPATSAQGSGTGAQSKFFVQADFDAQLAMRTQTPQGPTDKPWEQAIAPQMTGTAKYKKDGPYHLCFSNAAVNNPWRQVGWKTMQAEAGLHKEITKFTALDAEGKDDKQISDIAELQAKGCDALIVSPNTTATLTPAVTAACAKVPVIVFDRGVQTDCPVTFIKPIGGYAFGADAAEFLVEKVPAGGKVLALRILPGVDVLETRWSAAKVVFDKSKVQVAGVEFTDGDAAKTKSIVSDYIQRYGKIDGVWMDAGATAVAAIEAFEDAGVPVPPINGEDQQDFLQKWKDAGLTAVAPTYPTYQWRTPIIAALKILKGEEVPKMWNLPQPKVTSENLSTYLKPNMPPLHYALCGCETLPGFPENWGGKKS; encoded by the coding sequence ATGCCGCGTCATAAGGCCACAGCCGCGGTATTCGCCGCGCTGGTCCTCGCTGGCTGTACCACCGACAAGCCGGCGTCCACCACCCAGTCCGCGGCTCCCGCCACGAGCGCTCAAGGGTCGGGCACGGGCGCGCAGTCGAAGTTCTTCGTGCAGGCGGACTTCGACGCCCAGCTGGCCATGCGCACCCAGACCCCGCAGGGTCCCACCGACAAGCCGTGGGAGCAGGCCATCGCCCCGCAGATGACCGGCACGGCCAAGTACAAGAAGGACGGGCCATACCACCTGTGCTTCTCCAACGCCGCGGTCAACAACCCCTGGCGCCAGGTCGGCTGGAAGACGATGCAGGCCGAGGCCGGCCTGCACAAGGAGATCACCAAGTTCACCGCGCTGGATGCCGAGGGCAAGGACGACAAGCAGATCTCCGACATCGCCGAGCTGCAGGCCAAGGGCTGCGACGCGCTGATCGTCTCGCCGAACACCACGGCCACGCTCACCCCGGCCGTGACGGCCGCCTGCGCGAAGGTGCCGGTGATCGTGTTCGACCGGGGCGTGCAGACCGACTGCCCGGTGACGTTCATCAAGCCGATCGGCGGCTACGCCTTCGGCGCCGACGCCGCCGAGTTCCTGGTCGAGAAGGTGCCGGCCGGCGGGAAGGTGCTGGCGCTGCGCATCCTGCCCGGCGTGGACGTGCTGGAGACCCGCTGGTCGGCGGCCAAGGTGGTGTTCGACAAGAGCAAGGTCCAGGTGGCGGGGGTGGAGTTCACCGACGGCGACGCCGCCAAGACCAAGAGCATCGTCAGCGACTACATCCAGCGGTACGGCAAGATCGACGGCGTCTGGATGGACGCCGGCGCCACGGCGGTGGCCGCGATCGAGGCGTTCGAGGACGCCGGCGTGCCGGTGCCGCCGATCAACGGCGAGGACCAGCAGGACTTCCTGCAGAAGTGGAAGGATGCGGGCCTCACCGCCGTCGCGCCCACCTATCCGACCTACCAGTGGCGCACCCCGATCATCGCCGCACTGAAGATCCTCAAGGGCGAGGAAGTGCCCAAGATGTGGAACCTGCCGCAGCCGAAGGTCACCTCGGAGAACCTGTCGACCTACCTCAAGCCCAACATGCCGCCGCTGCACTACGCGCTGTGCGGCTGCGAAACCCTGCCCGGGTTCCCCGAGAACTGGGGCGGGAAGAAGAGCTGA
- a CDS encoding ABC transporter permease — MKRALPILVVLLVLLAAIAVANPLFLEPAGFLAFLKRAAPLVILAAGQYFVIVCGEFDLSVGSLVTAEVVIAARLIDGDDAATWPVIALLIVAGLLVGLVNGVVTTKLRVPSFIVTLGMLLILSGAVFLWTGGAPRGALSEGFRAFGRGGLGPVPWSVLILLAMGAAAIWLMRADFGKTLMATGDNERAAALSGVRVDRAKIFAFMLSGLAAAVAAILLGGFAGVSAQVGQGLEFSAITAVVLGGVVLGGGRGSVLAAMAGAFTLEALFTLLNLYGISGALEFTVQGVIIIAAVAAGAIRLPRKFTPRRGDAHAAS; from the coding sequence ATGAAGCGGGCACTTCCCATCCTCGTGGTCCTGCTGGTGCTGCTGGCCGCGATCGCGGTCGCCAACCCTCTCTTCCTGGAGCCCGCCGGGTTCCTGGCGTTCCTCAAACGGGCCGCGCCGCTGGTGATCCTGGCGGCGGGACAGTATTTCGTCATCGTCTGCGGCGAGTTCGACCTGTCGGTCGGCTCGCTGGTGACGGCCGAAGTGGTGATCGCCGCGCGGCTCATCGACGGCGACGATGCGGCGACCTGGCCGGTCATCGCCCTGCTGATCGTCGCCGGGCTGCTGGTCGGGCTGGTCAACGGCGTGGTCACCACCAAGCTGCGGGTGCCGTCGTTCATCGTGACGCTCGGCATGCTGCTCATCCTGTCCGGAGCGGTGTTCTTGTGGACCGGCGGCGCGCCGCGCGGCGCCCTGTCGGAGGGCTTTCGGGCCTTCGGCCGCGGCGGTCTCGGGCCGGTGCCGTGGTCGGTGCTGATCCTGCTGGCCATGGGGGCGGCGGCGATCTGGCTCATGCGCGCCGATTTCGGCAAAACGCTGATGGCCACCGGCGACAACGAGCGTGCCGCGGCCCTGTCCGGGGTCCGGGTCGACCGGGCCAAGATCTTCGCCTTCATGCTGTCCGGTCTGGCCGCCGCCGTCGCGGCGATCCTGCTCGGCGGTTTCGCCGGGGTCTCGGCGCAGGTGGGTCAGGGGCTGGAGTTCTCGGCCATCACCGCGGTCGTGCTCGGCGGCGTGGTGCTCGGCGGCGGGCGCGGCTCCGTGCTGGCCGCCATGGCCGGCGCCTTCACCCTGGAGGCGCTGTTCACGCTGCTCAACCTGTATGGGATCTCCGGAGCGCTGGAGTTCACCGTGCAGGGCGTCATCATCATCGCCGCGGTCGCGGCGGGAGCCATCCGACTTCCCCGGAAGTTCACCCCCCGAAGAGGAGACGCACATGCCGCGTCATAA
- a CDS encoding ABC transporter permease: MDTLSRSRRPALGGEAHGGLAARLREPTHVVFLALFGLVAVGWVLVALDGGQFLTMESVVGIQQRSAALGIVAVGQTLAILAGSLDLSVAYLISLTSLIAAEIMAGQDGNIVPAIAAVLAVSALVGLVNGLVITRLRVHAFIATLGVALIIRGVVDHLYDGPAGKVPESFQILGYSRIGPIPVSALLWAGVAVVAWFLLSRTRLGYRIYAVGGNEEVARLSGIRTGRVIVLTHVLCSVCAGVAGLLLASRLGAGAPTVGTDGGYDLESIAAVVLGGTALAGGKGGVAGTVGGVLLLAVLDTIFNQLEVNSFVKDVVRGVVIVIAVAVYARRIKGRSA, translated from the coding sequence ATGGACACCCTGTCACGCAGTCGCCGTCCCGCCCTCGGCGGCGAGGCGCACGGTGGCCTGGCGGCCCGGTTACGTGAGCCCACGCACGTGGTGTTCCTGGCGCTGTTCGGCCTGGTCGCGGTCGGCTGGGTCCTCGTCGCGCTCGACGGCGGCCAGTTCCTGACCATGGAGAGCGTCGTCGGGATCCAGCAGCGTTCGGCGGCTCTCGGCATCGTGGCGGTCGGGCAGACGCTGGCGATCCTGGCCGGGTCGCTCGATTTGTCCGTGGCGTACCTGATCAGCCTGACCTCGCTGATCGCGGCGGAGATCATGGCGGGCCAGGACGGCAACATCGTGCCGGCCATCGCCGCGGTGCTGGCCGTCAGCGCGCTGGTGGGGCTGGTCAATGGGCTGGTCATCACCAGGCTCCGGGTGCACGCCTTCATCGCCACACTCGGCGTCGCCCTCATTATCAGGGGCGTGGTCGACCATCTGTACGACGGCCCGGCCGGTAAGGTGCCCGAGTCGTTCCAGATCCTCGGCTACTCCCGGATCGGGCCGATCCCCGTCTCCGCCCTGCTGTGGGCGGGCGTGGCCGTCGTGGCCTGGTTCCTGCTGAGCAGGACCCGGCTGGGCTACCGCATCTACGCCGTCGGCGGCAACGAGGAGGTCGCCCGGCTGTCCGGGATCCGCACGGGCCGGGTCATCGTGCTCACGCATGTGCTCTGCTCCGTCTGCGCCGGCGTCGCGGGTCTGCTGCTGGCCAGCCGGCTCGGCGCCGGCGCGCCCACGGTCGGCACCGATGGCGGCTACGACCTGGAGTCCATCGCCGCGGTCGTGCTCGGCGGGACCGCGCTGGCCGGCGGCAAGGGCGGCGTCGCCGGGACGGTGGGCGGGGTCCTGCTGCTGGCCGTCCTGGACACCATCTTCAACCAGCTTGAGGTCAACTCTTTCGTCAAGGACGTGGTCCGCGGCGTGGTCATCGTCATCGCGGTGGCCGTCTACGCCCGGCGTATCAAGGGACGGTCGGCATGA
- a CDS encoding sugar ABC transporter ATP-binding protein: MRGIGKSFLGVRVLSGVDLDVAAGEVHAVVGENGAGKSTLMKIICGVHPPDEGTIEIDGHPVFFGHPIEAQRSGIAIIYQEFNLLPERTVAENVFLGREPVRRGLVDRAAMEEATARLLDELGEHSFGPRDAVRRLSVAQQQVVEIVKALSVNARLVVMDEPSAALAEHEVELLYRLIGRLRERGVAVVYISHRLREVFDLADRVTVLKDGKLVTTVPIGEVSSDELIRLMVGRDLGTYFPPRSTATGEVRLSLHRAGNHKLRDIDLELRAGQIVGIAGLQGAGRSELAKAIFGAEPFTTGEMTPSRPRSVREGVAMGIGLVSEDRKAEGLALRQSVRDNALLVARAVGAKGRDGVAGLLERVRLSPARQEQEVRYLSGGNQQKVVLAKWMTMAPRVLLFDEPTRGVDVGAKAAIHDLMRELADDGMAIMMISSELPELIGMSDRVVVLRDGRVAGALPAGASEEAVMRLAAGEVA; the protein is encoded by the coding sequence ATGCGTGGCATCGGCAAGAGTTTCCTGGGCGTACGGGTGCTGTCCGGAGTGGACCTGGACGTGGCGGCCGGCGAGGTGCACGCCGTCGTCGGCGAGAACGGCGCCGGAAAGTCCACCCTGATGAAAATCATCTGCGGCGTTCACCCGCCGGACGAGGGCACGATCGAGATCGACGGTCACCCCGTCTTCTTCGGCCATCCGATCGAGGCGCAGCGCTCCGGTATCGCGATCATCTACCAGGAGTTCAACCTGCTGCCCGAGCGCACCGTCGCCGAGAACGTCTTCCTCGGGCGCGAGCCCGTCCGGCGCGGCCTGGTGGATCGGGCCGCCATGGAGGAGGCGACCGCGCGGCTTCTCGATGAGCTCGGCGAGCACTCCTTCGGCCCGCGCGACGCGGTCAGGCGCTTGTCGGTGGCCCAGCAGCAGGTCGTGGAGATTGTCAAGGCGCTGTCGGTGAACGCCCGGCTCGTCGTCATGGACGAGCCCAGCGCGGCGCTCGCCGAGCACGAGGTCGAGCTGCTCTACCGGCTGATCGGGCGGCTGCGGGAGCGTGGCGTCGCCGTCGTGTACATCTCCCACCGTCTGCGCGAGGTGTTCGACCTGGCCGACCGGGTCACCGTGCTCAAGGACGGCAAGCTCGTCACGACGGTCCCGATCGGCGAGGTGTCCTCCGACGAGCTGATCCGCCTGATGGTGGGCCGCGATCTCGGCACCTACTTCCCGCCCCGCTCGACCGCGACCGGTGAGGTACGGCTCAGCCTGCACCGAGCGGGTAATCACAAGCTGCGCGACATCGATCTGGAGCTGCGGGCCGGGCAGATCGTCGGCATCGCGGGCCTGCAGGGAGCCGGCCGGTCGGAACTCGCCAAAGCGATCTTCGGTGCGGAGCCGTTCACCACGGGTGAGATGACCCCGTCGCGCCCCCGCTCGGTCCGGGAGGGCGTGGCCATGGGCATCGGGCTGGTGAGCGAGGACCGCAAGGCCGAAGGGCTCGCGCTGCGCCAGTCCGTGCGTGACAACGCCCTGCTGGTGGCCCGCGCGGTGGGCGCCAAGGGCCGCGACGGCGTCGCCGGCCTGCTCGAACGGGTACGCCTGTCGCCTGCGCGCCAGGAACAGGAGGTCCGCTACCTGTCCGGAGGCAACCAGCAGAAAGTCGTGCTCGCCAAATGGATGACGATGGCGCCGCGCGTGCTGCTGTTCGACGAACCGACCAGGGGCGTCGACGTCGGCGCCAAGGCCGCCATCCATGACCTGATGCGCGAGCTCGCCGATGACGGCATGGCCATCATGATGATCTCTTCTGAGCTGCCCGAGCTCATCGGCATGAGTGACCGCGTCGTCGTCCTGCGCGATGGCCGCGTCGCGGGGGCGCTGCCGGCCGGGGCCTCGGAGGAGGCCGTCATGCGCCTGGCCGCGGGAGAGGTGGCCTGA